Proteins encoded in a region of the Streptomyces violaceoruber genome:
- a CDS encoding PucR family transcriptional regulator: MTTTTPRTLAQQPWEPALSVRQVLGLERVRAGQPEVVAGAHRLDRPVRWVHVAEAADVGVMLSGGEMVLTTGVLLAGDEEGQGEYIRSLDRAEAAAVVLGLGRAFPAPPEVMRSAAERCGLPMVVLHRPFPFAELTEEVQSRLLRRKFAAVSLSEAVRTELTGLITAGAPVQRLLDEVARHAGCPVVVTNLAHRALATAGERAAVDDVLRDWERIARQAGAGSADGWIRAELTCRGEGWGRLVLCGYRGERAAGRLLADRAAEALVLHRMLAGDGTHPGVPAGSREPWDSWEEQSARSLLTDLVSGAVPARQLLPRARAAGLPVNRRVFVPLVVREREPARPARVLRRLGLPGLAARLADDHVAVLLSLAPDQDARALTAHFATRLRAEPDNSHAVVAAADARADWTGVPAGLREAQHVADAVADSPAAALDLPPVVRLRDIHLRGLVRLLRDDPHVQSFAERELDGLLRGPDRDLLPVLRTYLATGRNKSRTAQLHHVSRPALYRRLEAIQGSLGVDLDDFEQAASVHIALLAHDAQQG, from the coding sequence ATGACCACGACCACCCCGCGGACCTTGGCCCAACAGCCCTGGGAACCGGCCCTGTCGGTCCGACAGGTCCTCGGCCTCGAACGGGTGCGGGCCGGACAGCCCGAGGTGGTGGCCGGAGCGCACCGCCTCGACCGGCCGGTGCGCTGGGTGCACGTCGCCGAGGCCGCCGACGTCGGGGTGATGCTCAGCGGTGGCGAGATGGTCCTCACCACCGGCGTGCTGCTCGCCGGTGACGAGGAGGGGCAGGGGGAGTACATCCGGTCACTGGACCGCGCCGAGGCCGCCGCCGTCGTGCTCGGCCTCGGCCGCGCCTTCCCCGCCCCGCCCGAGGTGATGCGCAGCGCGGCCGAGCGCTGCGGGCTGCCCATGGTCGTGCTGCACCGGCCCTTCCCCTTCGCCGAACTGACCGAGGAGGTGCAGTCCCGGCTGCTGCGCCGCAAGTTCGCCGCCGTCAGCCTCTCCGAGGCCGTACGCACCGAGCTGACCGGTCTGATCACCGCGGGCGCCCCGGTGCAGCGCCTGCTCGACGAGGTGGCCCGGCACGCCGGCTGCCCGGTCGTCGTCACCAACCTCGCCCACCGCGCCCTCGCCACGGCGGGGGAGCGGGCCGCCGTCGACGACGTACTGCGGGACTGGGAGCGCATCGCCCGCCAGGCAGGCGCCGGCTCGGCCGACGGCTGGATCCGCGCCGAACTGACCTGCCGGGGCGAGGGCTGGGGGCGCCTGGTGCTGTGCGGCTACCGGGGCGAGCGGGCCGCCGGACGCCTGCTCGCCGACCGCGCGGCCGAGGCGCTCGTCCTGCACCGCATGCTCGCCGGTGACGGCACCCACCCGGGCGTTCCCGCGGGCTCCCGGGAGCCCTGGGACTCCTGGGAGGAGCAGTCCGCGCGGAGCCTGCTCACCGACCTGGTCAGCGGGGCGGTACCGGCGCGGCAACTGCTGCCCCGGGCCCGCGCCGCCGGGCTGCCGGTCAACCGGCGCGTCTTCGTCCCCCTCGTCGTCCGCGAGCGGGAGCCCGCCCGGCCGGCCCGGGTACTGCGGCGCCTCGGGCTGCCCGGCCTCGCCGCCCGCCTCGCCGACGACCACGTCGCCGTCCTGCTCAGCCTCGCCCCCGACCAGGACGCCAGGGCGCTCACCGCCCACTTCGCGACCCGGCTGCGTGCGGAACCGGACAACTCCCACGCCGTGGTCGCCGCCGCCGACGCCCGGGCCGACTGGACCGGCGTGCCCGCCGGGCTGCGCGAGGCCCAGCACGTCGCCGACGCGGTCGCCGACTCCCCGGCCGCCGCCCTGGACCTGCCGCCGGTCGTGCGGCTGCGCGACATCCACCTGCGCGGTCTGGTGCGGCTGCTGCGCGACGACCCGCACGTGCAGTCCTTCGCCGAACGCGAGCTGGACGGACTCCTGCGCGGCCCCGACCGGGACCTGCTGCCCGTGCTGCGCACCTACCTCGCCACCGGCCGCAACAAGTCCCGCACCGCCCAGCTCCACCACGTCTCCCGGCCCGCCCTCTACCGGCGCCTCGAAGCCATACAGGGCAGCCTCGGTGTCGACCTCGACGACTTCGAGCAGGCCGCCTCCGTGCACATCGCGCTCCTCGCCCACGACGCACAGCAGGGGTGA
- the map gene encoding type I methionyl aminopeptidase — translation MVELKTDTSIDAMHAAGQVVARALTAVRQAADVGVSLLELDAVAHEVLREAGAGSPFLGYRPSFAPTPFPGVICASVNDAIVHGIPDGYRLRDGDLVSIDCGALLDGWAGDSALSFVVGTPRPADVTLIETAERALEAGIAAAVVGNRIGDIAHAIGTVCRSAGYGIMEDFGGHGIGRHMHEDPGVPNEGRPGRGLPLRHGMVLAIEPMLTAGGRDDYHAAPDGWTLRTNDGSRAAHVEHTVAITDGGPRVLTSRDGL, via the coding sequence ATGGTGGAACTGAAGACGGACACATCGATCGACGCCATGCACGCGGCCGGACAGGTCGTCGCGCGCGCCCTGACCGCCGTACGGCAGGCCGCGGACGTGGGAGTGTCCCTGCTGGAGCTGGACGCGGTGGCACACGAGGTGCTGCGGGAGGCGGGCGCGGGCTCGCCGTTCCTCGGGTACCGGCCCTCCTTCGCGCCGACGCCCTTCCCGGGCGTCATCTGCGCCTCGGTGAACGACGCGATCGTGCACGGGATCCCCGACGGCTACCGCCTGCGGGACGGAGACCTCGTCTCCATCGACTGCGGGGCCCTCCTGGACGGCTGGGCGGGCGACTCGGCGCTCAGCTTCGTGGTGGGCACCCCGCGCCCGGCCGACGTCACGCTGATCGAGACCGCCGAGCGGGCCCTGGAGGCGGGCATCGCGGCGGCCGTGGTCGGCAACCGCATCGGCGACATCGCGCACGCCATCGGCACGGTGTGCCGGTCGGCCGGTTACGGGATCATGGAGGACTTCGGCGGCCACGGCATCGGCCGGCACATGCACGAGGACCCGGGGGTGCCCAACGAGGGCCGCCCGGGACGCGGGCTCCCGCTGCGGCACGGCATGGTCCTCGCCATCGAGCCCATGCTGACCGCCGGCGGCCGGGACGACTACCACGCGGCCCCCGACGGCTGGACCCTGCGCACGAACGACGGGTCCCGGGCGGCGCACGTGGAGCACACGGTGGCGATCACGGACGGCGGCCCGCGCGTCCTGACGTCGAGGGACGGTCTCTGA
- a CDS encoding hydrolase encodes MANVVRAALVQATWTGDTESMVAKHEEHAREAARRGARVIGFQEVFNAPYFCQVQDPEHYRWAEPVPDGPTVRRMQALARETGMVIVVPVFEVEQSGFYYNTAAVIDADGTVLGTYRKHHIPQVKGFWEKFYFRPGNAGWPVFDTAVGKVGVYICYDRHFPEGWRQLGLGGAQLVYNPSATHRGLSAHLWRLEQPAAAVANEYFVAAINRVGVEEYGDNDFYGTSYFVDPRGQFVGDVASDSKEELVVRDLDFDLIDEVRQQWAFYRDRRPDAYEGLVRP; translated from the coding sequence ATGGCCAATGTCGTACGTGCCGCTCTCGTCCAGGCCACCTGGACCGGCGACACCGAGTCCATGGTGGCGAAACACGAGGAGCACGCCCGCGAGGCCGCCAGGCGGGGCGCGCGGGTCATCGGGTTCCAGGAGGTGTTCAACGCCCCCTACTTCTGCCAGGTCCAGGACCCCGAGCACTACCGCTGGGCCGAGCCCGTGCCCGACGGCCCCACCGTCCGCCGCATGCAGGCACTGGCCCGCGAGACCGGCATGGTGATCGTCGTCCCCGTCTTCGAGGTCGAGCAGTCCGGCTTCTACTACAACACCGCGGCCGTGATCGACGCCGACGGCACCGTCCTCGGCACCTACCGCAAGCACCACATCCCGCAGGTCAAGGGCTTCTGGGAGAAGTTCTACTTCCGCCCCGGCAATGCCGGCTGGCCCGTCTTCGACACCGCCGTCGGCAAGGTCGGCGTCTACATCTGCTACGACCGGCACTTCCCGGAGGGCTGGCGCCAACTCGGCCTCGGCGGTGCCCAGCTCGTCTACAACCCCTCGGCCACCCACCGCGGCCTCTCCGCCCACCTGTGGCGGCTGGAACAGCCCGCCGCGGCCGTCGCCAACGAGTACTTCGTCGCCGCCATCAACCGCGTCGGCGTCGAGGAGTACGGGGACAACGACTTCTACGGCACGTCCTACTTCGTGGACCCGCGCGGGCAGTTCGTCGGCGACGTCGCCAGCGACAGCAAGGAGGAACTCGTCGTCCGCGACCTGGACTTCGACCTCATCGACGAGGTCCGGCAGCAGTGGGCCTTCTACCGCGACCGCCGGCCCGACGCCTACGAGGGGCTGGTGCGGCCGTGA
- a CDS encoding helix-turn-helix domain-containing protein, whose protein sequence is MVRTPLTPEERERGEQLGRLLRAARGERSMTAVAAQAGLSAETLRKIETGRAPTPAFFTVAALAAALGLSMDELVGRCAPVPA, encoded by the coding sequence ATGGTACGCACCCCTCTGACCCCCGAAGAGCGCGAGCGCGGTGAGCAGCTCGGCCGCCTGCTGCGCGCGGCCCGCGGCGAGCGGAGCATGACGGCGGTGGCCGCCCAGGCCGGACTCTCCGCCGAGACCCTCCGCAAGATCGAGACCGGCCGGGCACCCACCCCGGCGTTCTTCACGGTGGCCGCGCTGGCCGCCGCGCTGGGGCTGTCCATGGACGAGCTGGTGGGCAGGTGCGCGCCCGTGCCGGCCTGA
- a CDS encoding nitrilase-related carbon-nitrogen hydrolase — MSRVIRAALFQTAWTGDKESMIQVHEQAVRDAAAQGAQVMCFQELFYGPYFCQVQDPEFYAYAERVPDGPIVERFQRLAREHGVVLVLPMYEEEQPGVLYNTAAVIDADGSYLGKYRKTHIPQVRGFWEKFYFRPGNSGWPVFDTAVGKVGVYICYDRHFPEGWRALGLEGAEIVFNPSATSRGLSGYLWQLEQPAAAVANEYFVGAINRVGVEELGDNDFYGTSYFVDPEARFVGEVASDKETELVVRDLDMARLREVRDRWQFYRDRAPGAYSPLTAP, encoded by the coding sequence ATGAGCCGAGTGATCCGTGCCGCGCTCTTCCAGACCGCCTGGACGGGCGACAAGGAATCGATGATCCAGGTCCACGAGCAGGCGGTGCGTGACGCCGCCGCCCAGGGCGCACAGGTCATGTGCTTCCAGGAGCTGTTCTACGGACCGTACTTCTGCCAGGTCCAGGACCCCGAGTTCTACGCCTACGCCGAGCGCGTCCCGGACGGGCCGATCGTCGAGCGCTTCCAGCGGCTCGCCCGCGAGCACGGCGTCGTCCTGGTGCTCCCCATGTACGAGGAGGAGCAGCCCGGCGTCCTCTACAACACCGCCGCCGTCATCGACGCCGACGGCTCCTACCTCGGCAAGTACCGCAAGACGCACATCCCGCAGGTGCGCGGCTTCTGGGAGAAGTTCTACTTCCGCCCCGGGAACTCCGGCTGGCCGGTCTTCGACACCGCCGTCGGCAAGGTCGGCGTGTACATCTGCTACGACCGGCACTTCCCGGAGGGCTGGCGGGCGCTGGGCCTGGAAGGCGCCGAGATCGTCTTCAACCCGTCGGCCACCTCGCGCGGCCTGTCCGGCTACCTGTGGCAGCTGGAGCAGCCGGCGGCCGCCGTCGCCAACGAGTACTTCGTCGGCGCCATCAACCGCGTCGGCGTCGAGGAGCTGGGCGACAACGACTTCTACGGCACCTCGTACTTCGTCGACCCCGAGGCCCGGTTCGTCGGCGAGGTGGCGAGCGACAAGGAGACCGAACTCGTCGTCCGCGACCTCGACATGGCCAGGCTGCGCGAGGTCCGCGACCGCTGGCAGTTCTACCGCGACCGCGCGCCGGGCGCCTACTCCCCGCTGACCGCGCCCTGA
- a CDS encoding aspartate aminotransferase family protein, with translation MTRDLFARHRAVLPDWLALYYEDPLEITHGEGRYVWDAAGNKYLDFFGGILTTMTAHALPEVTKAVAEQAGRIVHSSTLYLNRPMVELAERVAQLSGIPDARVFFTTSGTEANDTALLLATAYRRSNAILAMRNSYHGRSFSTVGITGNRGWSPTSLSPLQTLYVHGGVRTRGPYADLDDRDFIDACVTDLKDLLGHSRAPAALIAEPVQGVGGFTSPPDGLYAAFREVLHERGILWISDEVQTGWGRTGEHFWGWQAHARSGPPDIVTFAKGIGNGMSIGGVVARAEIMNCLDANSISTFGGTQVTMAAGLANLNHLLEHDLQGNARRVGGLLIERLRAVAAQVPHVREVRGRGLMIGVELTRPGTDEAAPEAASTVLEEARAGGLLVGKGGGHSTSVLRIAPPMSLTVAEAEEGAAILERALRSI, from the coding sequence GTGACCCGTGACCTCTTCGCCCGCCACCGCGCCGTCCTGCCCGACTGGCTCGCCCTCTACTACGAGGACCCGCTGGAGATCACCCACGGCGAGGGCAGGTACGTCTGGGACGCCGCAGGCAACAAGTACCTCGACTTCTTCGGCGGCATCCTCACCACGATGACCGCGCACGCCCTGCCCGAGGTCACCAAGGCCGTCGCCGAGCAGGCCGGTCGGATCGTCCACTCCTCGACCCTCTACCTCAACCGGCCGATGGTCGAACTCGCCGAACGCGTCGCCCAGCTGTCCGGCATCCCCGACGCCCGCGTCTTCTTCACCACCTCGGGCACCGAGGCCAACGACACGGCCCTGCTGCTCGCCACCGCATACCGGCGCAGCAACGCGATCCTGGCGATGCGCAACAGCTACCACGGCCGCTCCTTCAGCACCGTCGGCATCACCGGCAACCGCGGCTGGTCCCCGACCTCCCTGTCCCCGCTCCAGACCCTGTACGTGCACGGCGGCGTCCGCACCCGCGGGCCCTACGCGGACCTGGACGACCGGGACTTCATCGACGCCTGCGTCACCGACCTCAAGGACCTGCTCGGCCACAGCCGCGCCCCCGCCGCCCTGATCGCCGAACCCGTCCAGGGCGTCGGCGGCTTCACCTCCCCGCCGGACGGCCTGTACGCCGCCTTCCGCGAGGTGCTGCACGAGCGGGGCATCCTGTGGATCTCCGACGAGGTGCAGACCGGCTGGGGCCGCACCGGCGAGCACTTCTGGGGCTGGCAGGCGCACGCAAGGAGCGGCCCGCCCGACATCGTCACCTTCGCCAAGGGCATCGGCAACGGCATGTCGATCGGCGGGGTCGTCGCCCGCGCCGAGATCATGAACTGCCTGGACGCCAACAGCATCTCCACCTTCGGCGGCACCCAGGTCACCATGGCCGCGGGCCTCGCCAACCTCAACCACCTCCTGGAGCACGACCTCCAGGGCAACGCCCGGCGCGTCGGCGGACTGCTCATCGAACGCCTGCGCGCCGTCGCCGCCCAGGTGCCGCACGTGCGCGAGGTACGCGGGCGCGGACTGATGATCGGCGTGGAGCTGACCCGGCCCGGCACCGACGAGGCCGCCCCCGAGGCGGCGTCCACCGTACTGGAGGAGGCCCGCGCCGGCGGGCTGCTCGTCGGCAAGGGCGGCGGCCACAGCACCAGCGTCCTGCGCATCGCCCCGCCGATGTCCCTCACCGTCGCGGAGGCCGAGGAGGGCGCCGCGATCCTCGAACGCGCCCTGCGGAGCATCTGA
- the hydA gene encoding dihydropyrimidinase, whose protein sequence is MSSRTVIRGGLVITASDEIHADVLIEDGRVAALAATGTPAAEAFTAENVIDASGKYVIPGGVDGHTHMEMPFGGTYAADTFETGTRAAAWGGTTTVVDFAIQSVGHSLREGLDAWHAKAEGNCAIDYGFHMIVSDVNQETLKEMDLLVEEGVTSFKQFMAYPGVFYSDDGQILRAMQRAAENGGLIMMHAENGIAIDVLVEQALARGETDPRFHGEVRKALLEAEATHRAIRLAQVAGAPLYVVHVSATEAVAELTRARDEGLPVFGETCPQYLFLSTDNLAEPDFEGAKYVCSTPLRPKEHQAALWRGLRTNDLQVVSTDHCPFCFSGQKELGRGDFSRIPNGMPGVENRMDLLHQAVVDGHIGRRRWIEIACATPARMFGLYPKKGTIAPGADADIVVYDPHTEQVISAETHHMNVDYSAYEGRRITGRVETVLSRGEPVVTEREYTGRKGHGAYTPRATCQYLT, encoded by the coding sequence ATGAGCAGCCGTACCGTCATCCGCGGCGGCCTCGTCATCACCGCGTCCGACGAGATCCACGCCGACGTCCTGATCGAGGACGGCCGCGTCGCCGCCCTCGCCGCGACCGGCACCCCGGCGGCCGAGGCGTTCACCGCCGAGAACGTCATCGACGCGAGCGGCAAGTACGTCATTCCGGGCGGCGTCGACGGGCACACCCACATGGAGATGCCCTTCGGCGGCACCTACGCCGCCGACACCTTCGAGACCGGCACCCGCGCCGCCGCCTGGGGCGGCACGACCACCGTCGTCGACTTCGCCATCCAGAGCGTCGGGCACTCCCTGCGCGAGGGCCTGGACGCCTGGCACGCCAAGGCCGAGGGCAACTGCGCCATCGACTACGGCTTCCACATGATCGTCTCCGACGTGAACCAGGAGACGCTCAAGGAGATGGACCTGCTGGTGGAGGAGGGGGTGACCTCCTTCAAGCAGTTCATGGCGTACCCCGGCGTCTTCTACTCCGACGACGGACAGATCCTGCGCGCCATGCAGCGCGCCGCCGAGAACGGCGGCCTGATCATGATGCACGCCGAGAACGGCATCGCGATCGACGTCCTCGTCGAGCAGGCCCTCGCCCGCGGCGAGACCGACCCCCGCTTCCACGGCGAGGTCCGCAAGGCCCTCCTGGAGGCGGAGGCGACCCACCGCGCCATCCGGCTCGCCCAGGTCGCCGGGGCGCCGCTGTACGTCGTGCACGTCTCGGCGACGGAGGCGGTCGCCGAGCTGACCCGGGCCCGCGACGAGGGCCTGCCCGTCTTCGGGGAGACCTGCCCGCAGTACCTGTTCCTGTCCACCGACAACCTCGCCGAGCCGGACTTCGAGGGCGCCAAGTACGTGTGCAGCACCCCGCTCAGGCCCAAGGAGCACCAGGCGGCGCTGTGGCGGGGCCTGCGCACCAACGACCTCCAGGTGGTCTCCACCGACCACTGCCCCTTCTGCTTCAGCGGCCAGAAGGAGCTGGGCCGGGGCGACTTCTCCAGGATCCCCAACGGGATGCCGGGCGTCGAGAACCGCATGGACCTGCTCCACCAGGCCGTCGTCGACGGGCACATCGGCCGCCGCCGCTGGATCGAGATCGCCTGCGCCACCCCGGCCCGGATGTTCGGCCTGTACCCGAAGAAGGGCACCATCGCGCCCGGCGCGGACGCCGACATCGTCGTCTACGACCCGCACACCGAGCAGGTCATCTCCGCCGAGACCCACCACATGAACGTCGACTACTCGGCGTACGAGGGCAGGCGGATCACCGGCCGGGTGGAGACGGTGCTCTCGCGCGGCGAACCGGTCGTCACCGAGCGGGAGTACACCGGGCGCAAGGGCCACGGCGCCTACACCCCCCGCGCCACCTGTCAGTACCTCACCTAG
- a CDS encoding TIGR03842 family LLM class F420-dependent oxidoreductase — MDFGLVLQTDPPASRVVELMQRAERNGFSHGWTFDSAVLWQEPFVIYSQVLANTSTLKIGPMVTNPGTRTWEVTASTFATLNDMFGNRTVCGIGRGDSAMRVAGRKPNTLARISDAIRVIRALGRGEEADLGGGTVVRFPWTKPGAEVPVWMAAYGPKALKMTGEEADGFILQLADLYLTEYMVKAVRDAAEAAGRDPSEVTVCVAAPAYVTADDSPEALAHAREQCRWFGGMVGNHVADLVAKYGAHTGAVPDELTDYIKAREGYDYAHHGRSGNPDTQFVPDEIVDRFCLIGPVEKHIEKLTALRALGVDQFALYDMHDAREAVIDTYGTQVIPAVNA; from the coding sequence ATGGACTTCGGACTCGTCCTGCAGACCGACCCGCCTGCCTCCCGCGTCGTGGAGCTGATGCAGCGGGCCGAGCGCAACGGCTTCAGCCACGGCTGGACCTTCGACTCCGCCGTGCTGTGGCAGGAGCCGTTCGTGATCTACAGCCAGGTCCTGGCCAACACCAGCACACTGAAGATCGGCCCGATGGTCACCAACCCGGGCACCCGCACCTGGGAGGTGACCGCCTCCACCTTCGCCACCCTCAACGACATGTTCGGCAACCGCACCGTCTGCGGCATCGGCCGCGGCGACTCCGCGATGCGGGTGGCCGGCCGCAAGCCCAACACCCTCGCCCGCATAAGCGATGCGATCAGGGTCATCCGCGCGCTGGGCAGGGGAGAGGAGGCCGACCTCGGCGGCGGCACCGTCGTCCGGTTCCCCTGGACCAAGCCCGGCGCCGAAGTCCCCGTGTGGATGGCCGCGTACGGTCCCAAGGCCCTGAAGATGACCGGCGAGGAGGCCGACGGCTTCATCCTCCAGCTCGCCGACCTCTACCTCACCGAGTACATGGTCAAGGCCGTCCGGGACGCCGCCGAGGCCGCCGGACGCGACCCGTCCGAGGTGACGGTCTGCGTCGCCGCCCCCGCCTACGTCACCGCCGACGACTCGCCCGAGGCCCTCGCCCACGCGCGCGAGCAGTGCCGCTGGTTCGGCGGCATGGTCGGCAACCACGTCGCCGACCTGGTCGCCAAGTACGGCGCCCACACCGGTGCCGTGCCCGACGAACTCACCGACTACATCAAGGCCCGCGAGGGCTACGACTACGCCCACCACGGGCGCAGCGGCAACCCGGACACGCAGTTCGTGCCGGACGAGATCGTCGACCGGTTCTGCCTGATCGGGCCGGTCGAGAAGCACATCGAGAAGCTGACCGCCCTGCGCGCCCTCGGCGTCGACCAGTTCGCGCTGTACGACATGCACGACGCGCGGGAAGCCGTGATCGACACCTACGGCACCCAGGTCATCCCGGCCGTCAACGCCTGA
- a CDS encoding ATP-dependent Clp protease ATP-binding subunit → MTSGYMGPEGDPFAEFLARFFGGPRPRQIDIGRLLSQPARELVRGAAQYAAEHGSRDLDTEHLLRAALATEPTRGLLSRAGADPDSLASQIDERTGPVQHPPGEVPPPTSLSLTPAVKRALLDAHELARSTGTGYIGPEHVLSALAANPDSAAGHILNAARFAPSNLPTETPEAAKGRTESARTTNTPTLDKYGRDLTDLAQQGRIDPVIGREEEIEQTVEVLSRRGKNNPVLIGDAGVGKTAIVEGLAQRITDGDVPDVLIGRRVVALDLTGVVAGTRYRGDFEERMNNIVGEIRAHSDELIIFIDELHTVVGAGGGGESGSMDAGNILKPALARGELHIVGATTLEEYRRIEKDAALARRFQPILVPEPTTADAIEILRGLRDRYEAHHQVRYTDEALVAAVEMSDRYLTDRRLPDKAIDLIDQAGARVRLRARTKGTDVRALEREVDQLVRDKDQAVADEQYEQATQLRDRIVGLKQRITEATGDGQADEGLDLVVDTESIAEVVSRQTGIPVSSLTQEEKDRLLGLESHLHERVVGQDEAVRVVSDAVLRSRAGLSSADRPIGSFLFLGPTGVGKTELARALAEALFGSEDRMVRLDMSEYQERHTVSRLVGAPPGYVGHEEAGQLTEVVRRHPYSLLLLDEVEKAHPDVFNILLQVLDDGRLTDSQGRTVDFSNTVVVMTSNLGSDVITRRGAGIGFGAGGAEADEEARREQVLRPLREHFRPEFLNRVDEIVVFRQLSGEQLRQITSLLLEQTRRMVHAQGVTVDFTDAAVDWLAERGYQPEYGARPLRRTIQREVDNELSRLLLDGRVAEGGRVTVDVEDGRLAFRTPERPVPEP, encoded by the coding sequence ATGACCAGCGGCTACATGGGCCCGGAGGGCGACCCGTTCGCGGAGTTCCTGGCACGCTTCTTCGGCGGGCCCAGGCCCCGGCAGATCGACATCGGCCGGCTGCTCAGCCAGCCCGCCCGGGAGCTGGTGCGCGGCGCCGCCCAGTACGCCGCCGAGCACGGCAGCCGGGACCTGGACACCGAGCACCTGCTGCGGGCCGCGCTCGCCACCGAGCCGACCCGGGGGCTGCTCAGCCGGGCCGGTGCCGACCCCGACTCGCTGGCCTCGCAGATCGACGAGCGGACCGGACCGGTGCAGCACCCGCCGGGCGAGGTCCCGCCGCCCACGTCGCTCTCGCTCACCCCGGCCGTCAAGCGTGCCCTGCTGGACGCGCACGAGCTGGCCCGCTCCACCGGCACCGGGTACATCGGCCCGGAACACGTGCTCAGCGCCCTGGCCGCCAACCCCGACTCGGCCGCCGGGCACATCCTGAACGCGGCCCGCTTCGCGCCCTCGAACCTGCCCACGGAGACGCCGGAGGCCGCGAAGGGCCGTACCGAGAGCGCCCGGACCACGAACACGCCGACCCTCGACAAGTACGGCCGCGACCTCACCGATCTGGCGCAGCAGGGCCGGATCGACCCGGTGATCGGGCGTGAGGAGGAGATCGAGCAGACCGTCGAGGTGCTCTCCCGGCGCGGCAAGAACAACCCCGTCCTGATCGGGGACGCCGGCGTCGGCAAGACCGCGATCGTGGAGGGGCTCGCCCAGCGCATCACCGACGGCGACGTGCCGGACGTGCTGATCGGGCGCCGGGTGGTCGCGCTCGACCTGACGGGCGTCGTCGCGGGCACCCGCTACCGGGGCGACTTCGAGGAGCGGATGAACAACATCGTGGGCGAGATCCGCGCCCACTCCGACGAGCTGATCATCTTCATCGACGAGCTGCACACCGTCGTCGGCGCCGGTGGCGGCGGCGAGAGCGGGTCGATGGACGCCGGGAACATCCTCAAGCCGGCCCTGGCCCGCGGCGAGCTGCACATCGTGGGCGCCACCACGCTGGAGGAGTACCGCAGGATCGAGAAGGACGCGGCCCTCGCCCGCCGCTTCCAGCCGATCCTGGTGCCGGAGCCCACCACCGCCGACGCGATCGAGATCCTGCGCGGCCTGCGCGACCGCTACGAGGCCCACCACCAGGTCCGCTACACCGACGAGGCGCTGGTCGCGGCCGTGGAGATGTCCGACCGCTACCTCACCGACCGGCGCCTGCCCGACAAGGCCATCGACCTGATCGACCAGGCGGGCGCCCGCGTGCGGCTGCGGGCGCGCACCAAGGGCACCGACGTACGGGCCCTGGAGCGCGAGGTCGACCAGCTGGTGAGGGACAAGGACCAGGCGGTCGCGGACGAGCAGTACGAGCAGGCGACCCAGCTGCGGGACCGGATCGTCGGGCTGAAGCAGCGCATCACCGAGGCCACCGGCGACGGCCAGGCCGACGAGGGCCTCGACCTGGTCGTGGACACCGAGTCCATCGCCGAGGTGGTCTCCCGGCAGACCGGCATCCCGGTCAGCAGCCTCACCCAGGAGGAGAAGGACCGCCTGCTGGGCCTGGAGTCCCACCTGCACGAGCGGGTCGTCGGCCAGGACGAGGCGGTACGGGTCGTCTCCGACGCCGTGCTGCGCTCCCGCGCCGGGCTGTCCAGTGCGGACCGGCCCATCGGCAGCTTCCTCTTCCTCGGCCCGACCGGCGTCGGCAAGACCGAGCTGGCCCGGGCACTGGCCGAGGCGCTCTTCGGCAGCGAGGACCGGATGGTGCGCCTCGACATGAGCGAGTACCAGGAGCGCCACACCGTCAGCCGCCTGGTCGGCGCCCCGCCCGGCTACGTCGGGCACGAGGAGGCCGGTCAGCTCACCGAGGTGGTGCGCCGGCACCCGTACTCGCTGCTCCTGCTGGACGAGGTGGAGAAGGCGCACCCCGACGTCTTCAACATCCTGCTCCAGGTCCTGGACGACGGGCGGCTGACCGACTCGCAGGGCCGGACGGTGGACTTCTCCAACACGGTCGTCGTGATGACCAGCAACCTGGGCTCCGACGTGATCACCCGGCGCGGTGCCGGCATCGGCTTCGGCGCGGGCGGTGCGGAGGCGGACGAGGAAGCCCGGCGCGAGCAGGTGCTGCGCCCGCTGCGGGAGCACTTCCGGCCCGAGTTCCTCAACCGCGTCGACGAGATCGTGGTCTTCCGCCAGCTCAGCGGCGAGCAGCTGCGGCAGATCACCAGCCTGCTCCTGGAGCAGACCCGTCGCATGGTGCACGCGCAGGGCGTCACCGTCGACTTCACCGACGCGGCCGTGGACTGGCTCGCCGAGCGCGGCTACCAGCCCGAGTACGGTGCCCGGCCGCTGCGCCGCACCATCCAGCGCGAGGTGGACAACGAGCTGTCCCGGCTGCTGCTCGACGGCCGGGTGGCGGAGGGCGGCCGGGTGACGGTCGACGTCGAGGACGGGCGGCTGGCGTTCCGCACGCCGGAGCGGCCCGTCCCCGAACCGTGA